In the genome of Ancylomarina subtilis, one region contains:
- a CDS encoding ABC transporter substrate-binding protein produces the protein MQKIVLFIFVILVGGGFTSCKHKIKKPQTESTLTAQKTKSIKAFSPDIHYAKGFRIKPFEGGQIIELLNPWKEGEISQCYCVLDSLSKVPANLPKNCIKVRRPINKIAILSSTHVEPLNMLHSLDVVSLVSNGKVINNAYLKERIKTAKLTDLKTTGMSRPDAESLLEGDPDLVFVSGFKSISPEEKRMMDIGLKLCFVSEWMEACPLARAEWIKFFAVFLGKDQEADQAFDEVVKSYLKARELAKQVNNLPTVLLNYNFRGTWYVPGGDSYVARLVKDAGADYYWKREKKTGSLPMSFECVLDKQQDADFWLNPGAVNSLSELSNMDKRYLMFDAFNQKQVFNNNKRLGPGGGNDWWESGVMHPDIILKDMICIFHPELLPNHDLYYFRKLL, from the coding sequence ATGCAAAAGATCGTATTATTCATCTTTGTTATTCTGGTAGGCGGAGGATTTACCAGTTGTAAACACAAGATCAAGAAGCCACAGACAGAATCCACTCTGACTGCACAGAAGACAAAATCAATTAAGGCATTTAGTCCCGATATCCATTATGCCAAAGGCTTTCGGATAAAGCCCTTTGAGGGAGGGCAGATTATTGAATTGCTCAACCCATGGAAAGAAGGGGAGATTTCTCAGTGCTATTGCGTTTTGGACTCTCTATCCAAAGTCCCTGCTAATTTACCTAAAAATTGTATTAAGGTTCGTCGTCCTATTAATAAAATAGCGATTCTCTCATCGACTCATGTTGAACCTCTTAATATGCTGCATAGTCTCGATGTCGTTAGTTTGGTTAGCAATGGTAAGGTTATAAACAATGCTTATCTGAAAGAAAGAATCAAAACGGCTAAACTTACTGATTTGAAAACAACAGGCATGTCAAGACCCGATGCCGAGAGCTTGTTGGAAGGGGATCCTGATTTGGTTTTTGTTTCTGGATTCAAGAGTATCTCTCCTGAGGAAAAAAGGATGATGGATATTGGTCTTAAGCTTTGTTTTGTTTCTGAATGGATGGAAGCCTGTCCTTTGGCACGAGCCGAATGGATTAAGTTTTTTGCAGTCTTTTTGGGAAAAGATCAGGAGGCAGATCAAGCCTTTGATGAAGTTGTGAAATCATACCTCAAAGCCCGTGAATTGGCAAAACAAGTAAATAACTTACCCACAGTATTGCTGAATTACAATTTTCGTGGAACTTGGTATGTACCTGGAGGAGATAGCTATGTGGCACGATTGGTGAAGGATGCCGGGGCTGATTATTATTGGAAAAGAGAAAAGAAGACTGGCTCTTTACCTATGAGTTTCGAATGTGTTCTCGATAAGCAGCAGGATGCTGACTTTTGGCTAAATCCGGGAGCTGTCAACTCATTAAGCGAATTGAGTAATATGGATAAACGTTATTTAATGTTCGACGCTTTTAATCAGAAGCAGGTGTTTAATAATAATAAGCGATTAGGACCCGGTGGAGGTAACGATTGGTGGGAAAGTGGCGTGATGCATCCTGATATCATTCTTAAAGACATGATCTGTATTTTTCATCCCGAATTATTACCCAATCACGATTTATATTACTTCAGAAAATTATTGTAA
- a CDS encoding ABC transporter substrate-binding protein yields the protein MKWKMLMWQSCILSVVLLSLTACSEGASTWKKESCFEDDSITSDFKTKVKYARGFSINVKESYKEITVYNPWKNDVVLCKYILFPKGKPLPFFEAENVTYIQTPINSVAVFSNTHIGPLVELGLADKIVGITRANKIYNKRLSVKVKNGEIPSLGGAHNKNIDIEAIVDLNPELIILSAFNEVKSGESHLDQIGFKLAYALNWMEDTPLARAEWIKFVAAFFNKDKEADEFFNKVEGNYNEIRKLAEKVEKKASVLMGWSYKGIWYMPGGQNYMVSYLRDAGADYFLFADSTRGNIPMSVENVLDNCNDADIWIYPGICKSRQDIENAGEVFTQFKAFRDHEVYNIYKRSNARGGSDWWETATIRPDIVLKDFIKILHPEILPQDSTYFISKLH from the coding sequence ATGAAATGGAAGATGCTGATGTGGCAGAGTTGTATATTAAGTGTTGTTTTATTGAGCCTGACAGCCTGTAGTGAAGGAGCTTCGACCTGGAAAAAGGAATCCTGTTTTGAAGACGATAGCATAACCTCTGATTTCAAGACAAAAGTAAAATATGCCAGGGGCTTTTCCATTAATGTTAAAGAAAGCTATAAGGAAATTACGGTTTATAATCCATGGAAGAATGATGTTGTGCTTTGTAAATATATTTTATTTCCCAAAGGCAAACCATTACCTTTTTTTGAGGCTGAAAATGTGACTTATATCCAAACACCCATAAATTCTGTGGCCGTATTTTCCAACACTCATATTGGGCCTTTGGTTGAGTTAGGGCTTGCTGATAAAATTGTGGGAATAACCCGTGCAAACAAAATTTATAATAAACGTTTATCTGTAAAGGTAAAGAATGGTGAAATTCCAAGTTTGGGAGGTGCTCACAATAAAAATATTGATATTGAAGCAATTGTTGATCTGAATCCTGAATTGATTATTCTTTCTGCTTTTAATGAGGTGAAATCAGGAGAGTCTCATTTGGATCAAATTGGTTTTAAACTGGCTTATGCTTTGAATTGGATGGAAGATACACCGCTGGCACGAGCTGAGTGGATTAAATTTGTTGCAGCCTTTTTCAATAAAGACAAGGAGGCTGATGAATTTTTCAATAAAGTAGAGGGGAATTATAATGAAATTAGGAAGCTTGCTGAAAAAGTAGAGAAAAAAGCATCTGTTTTAATGGGCTGGAGTTATAAAGGAATCTGGTACATGCCTGGTGGCCAAAATTATATGGTGAGTTATTTGCGAGATGCAGGTGCCGATTATTTTTTGTTTGCTGATAGCACAAGAGGAAATATTCCGATGAGCGTTGAAAATGTACTTGATAACTGTAACGATGCTGATATCTGGATTTATCCGGGGATATGTAAAAGCAGACAGGATATTGAAAATGCAGGAGAGGTTTTCACACAGTTTAAGGCATTTCGGGATCATGAAGTGTATAATATCTATAAAAGATCAAACGCAAGGGGGGGAAGTGATTGGTGGGAAACTGCTACAATACGTCCGGATATCGTTCTAAAGGACTTTATTAAAATTCTGCATCCCGAAATTTTGCCTCAGGATTCAACTTATTTTATATCAAAGCTACACTAG
- the cobN gene encoding cobaltochelatase subunit CobN: protein MPSNFKIVFVTGAYDNTYEVNKAQKSLNEKFPEIFDFQFYKHTSFDDDDQLFEACINQSLQADVVFITSHGGFTRFNRFKEFFDRVSSKKKIFLESGIQDEVDELRHRLNISQGEFATIYRYYSMSGTQNLCNLFLWMINKWEGGNYPVGEPIAPDWDGIYNIKGNEEEKKAYLKQIQEDTKPVIGVLFHSTFYQNGNVAHVEAIKAEIEKQGAIPLLCYTGVSAQKELDRKGIDYVIDELFIQDGKPVVDAIINTLGYSQTILGSPGDGSAEMLEKSVYSKLAVPVIQTYSVWFSEEEWKESQQGVDGMTLVSGIYYPEFDGQIIAYPSSYTLFEEDEFGTRYRFKPIQERIEKICSLAKNWASLRYTANEDKKVAIILHNMPPRNDQIGCAWGLDTPASVWHMIESLKANGIQIESSFQDGEEIINKIVNGVTNDTQWSSPERMVEKSIDTISAGKYQEWFQKLPAEVQEKMELDWGKAPGEFLVHQDKMPVPGILNGNVFIGLQPARAYEEKAEACYHSTDFVCPHQYVAFYKWVKHIFEADVILHIGTHGTLEWLPGKEKGLSDACYPDIAISDLPHLYPYCISVVGEGIQAKRRSAAVLNEHMIPSMVESGTYDELSQLDELLKDYYHAKANNEKKVEPASQEIWQMVKALDLDQDLKITEEKAFADFEQFLEELHIWMEKIKSSIIKDGLHIYGQPEEKDRFRNMIRLLTRIGNGEVPALNEGIAEALNYDYQLLLDESAKLWENGKTSLYILEEITEKAVGLIEALGEENYQAIGISSVIQKIGFNKSDLKKLEQVLAFICEEIVPRLLQTTDELKHLVNGVDGKMVDPGPGGCPSRGNALILPTGRNFYSINPTAVPTRASWKVGQKMAMDLLEQYNKDEGKVPESIAIVMYAGDIMKTYGDDIAEILYLMGVKPLWLGNTAQVSGLELIPLEELNRPRVDVTCRISGLFRDTFPNLIEMLDDAVNLVAAQDEDIEMNYIRKHVLSEVEEMKQKGIDPEIAEQEARLRVFGCPPGTYGGGVDILTSSGKWENNEDLATISTTWSCHAYGRKVHGDSRPDLYGTRLSKTDVTVKNEVSKESDIYDIDDEFIYHGGLIAATKKFSGKTPRSYYGNSADPSRTEIASVESETARVMRARILNPKWIDGLKQHGYKGAQDVAYMMENVFGWDATADVVEDWMYNKITDHYLLNEENRKWMEEVNKWAANKMSERLLEAIQRGMWNASEAYREQLVQIYLQTEGEIESGL, encoded by the coding sequence ATGCCTTCAAATTTTAAAATCGTATTTGTAACGGGTGCTTATGATAACACTTATGAAGTGAACAAAGCACAAAAATCGCTTAATGAGAAATTTCCTGAGATTTTTGATTTCCAGTTTTATAAACATACCAGTTTTGATGATGATGATCAATTGTTTGAGGCATGTATCAACCAATCCTTACAGGCAGATGTTGTCTTTATAACGAGTCACGGAGGTTTTACACGCTTCAATAGATTTAAGGAATTTTTCGATCGGGTTTCGTCAAAGAAAAAAATCTTCTTGGAATCAGGTATTCAGGATGAGGTAGATGAATTAAGGCACAGACTAAATATCAGTCAGGGTGAATTTGCGACTATTTATCGATATTATTCTATGAGTGGAACACAGAATTTGTGTAACCTGTTTTTGTGGATGATTAATAAATGGGAGGGAGGAAATTACCCGGTAGGGGAACCTATTGCTCCCGACTGGGATGGTATTTATAATATCAAAGGAAACGAAGAAGAGAAGAAGGCTTATCTCAAGCAAATTCAGGAGGATACAAAACCTGTAATTGGCGTTTTGTTTCATTCAACATTCTATCAAAATGGGAATGTGGCTCATGTGGAGGCTATAAAAGCCGAGATTGAAAAACAAGGAGCTATCCCCTTGCTTTGTTATACCGGAGTTTCAGCACAAAAGGAACTTGACAGAAAGGGCATTGACTATGTGATTGATGAATTGTTTATTCAGGATGGAAAACCTGTTGTTGATGCCATTATCAATACTTTAGGTTATTCACAAACCATATTGGGAAGTCCCGGAGATGGCAGTGCTGAAATGCTTGAGAAATCGGTTTACAGCAAGTTGGCTGTGCCGGTCATTCAAACTTATTCCGTTTGGTTTAGTGAGGAGGAATGGAAGGAGTCCCAACAAGGGGTAGACGGCATGACCCTGGTGTCGGGCATCTATTATCCCGAATTCGATGGTCAAATCATAGCCTATCCATCATCCTATACCCTTTTCGAAGAAGATGAATTTGGAACCAGGTATCGCTTTAAACCCATACAGGAAAGAATCGAAAAGATTTGCTCTTTGGCAAAGAACTGGGCTTCTCTTCGATATACAGCAAACGAAGATAAAAAGGTGGCAATTATTCTCCATAATATGCCTCCAAGGAACGATCAAATCGGTTGTGCCTGGGGACTGGATACGCCTGCTTCGGTTTGGCACATGATAGAATCATTAAAAGCAAATGGTATTCAAATAGAATCTTCTTTTCAGGATGGAGAGGAAATCATCAATAAAATTGTAAATGGTGTAACCAACGATACACAATGGAGTTCGCCCGAGCGGATGGTGGAGAAAAGCATTGATACTATTTCTGCTGGGAAATATCAGGAGTGGTTTCAAAAATTACCAGCTGAGGTTCAGGAAAAAATGGAACTGGATTGGGGAAAAGCGCCTGGTGAGTTTTTGGTGCATCAGGATAAGATGCCTGTTCCGGGAATTTTAAATGGGAATGTCTTTATTGGTTTGCAACCTGCCCGAGCCTATGAGGAAAAAGCGGAAGCGTGTTATCACAGCACCGATTTTGTTTGCCCTCACCAGTATGTGGCTTTCTATAAATGGGTCAAGCATATTTTTGAGGCTGATGTCATTCTGCACATTGGGACGCATGGTACGCTCGAGTGGTTGCCCGGAAAAGAAAAGGGTTTGAGCGATGCCTGTTATCCCGATATTGCCATTTCCGATTTGCCGCATTTATATCCTTACTGCATTTCGGTTGTGGGAGAAGGTATTCAGGCAAAGCGTCGTTCGGCAGCTGTCTTGAACGAACACATGATTCCATCGATGGTGGAAAGTGGAACTTACGATGAACTTTCTCAGCTTGATGAATTGCTGAAGGATTATTATCATGCCAAAGCGAATAATGAGAAGAAAGTAGAACCGGCCTCTCAGGAGATCTGGCAGATGGTAAAGGCTTTGGATTTGGATCAGGATTTAAAAATAACTGAAGAGAAAGCTTTTGCTGATTTTGAGCAATTTTTAGAAGAACTTCATATTTGGATGGAGAAAATTAAATCTTCTATCATCAAAGACGGCTTACATATTTATGGTCAGCCTGAAGAAAAGGATCGATTCCGTAATATGATTCGCTTGTTGACCAGAATTGGAAATGGAGAAGTGCCTGCTCTCAATGAAGGTATTGCCGAAGCTCTTAATTACGACTATCAATTGTTATTGGATGAGTCGGCAAAATTGTGGGAGAATGGTAAAACCAGTTTATATATTCTGGAAGAGATTACCGAAAAAGCTGTTGGTTTGATTGAAGCCTTGGGTGAAGAGAATTATCAGGCAATTGGAATTTCCTCTGTGATACAGAAAATTGGTTTCAATAAATCTGATTTAAAAAAATTAGAGCAGGTCTTGGCGTTTATCTGTGAAGAAATTGTTCCAAGATTACTGCAAACGACCGATGAGTTAAAACACTTAGTGAATGGTGTTGATGGAAAAATGGTAGATCCCGGACCAGGAGGCTGTCCATCCAGAGGAAATGCTTTGATTTTACCTACGGGGCGAAACTTTTATTCCATCAATCCTACGGCTGTGCCTACACGAGCATCCTGGAAGGTGGGACAAAAGATGGCAATGGATCTTTTGGAGCAATATAATAAAGATGAAGGAAAAGTGCCTGAGAGTATTGCTATCGTGATGTATGCAGGAGATATCATGAAAACCTATGGCGATGATATTGCTGAGATTCTTTATTTGATGGGGGTGAAACCCCTTTGGTTGGGCAATACAGCTCAGGTAAGTGGTTTGGAATTGATTCCTTTGGAAGAGCTTAATCGTCCTAGAGTTGATGTGACCTGTCGAATTTCAGGTCTATTCAGAGATACATTCCCTAATCTGATTGAAATGCTCGATGATGCTGTTAATTTGGTTGCTGCTCAGGATGAAGATATCGAAATGAACTACATCCGCAAACATGTATTGTCCGAGGTGGAGGAAATGAAGCAAAAGGGGATCGACCCTGAAATTGCAGAACAAGAAGCCCGATTGAGAGTATTTGGTTGTCCTCCGGGAACCTATGGAGGGGGTGTTGATATTTTAACCAGTTCCGGAAAGTGGGAAAACAATGAAGATTTAGCCACAATATCTACTACGTGGAGTTGTCATGCTTACGGACGTAAGGTGCATGGTGATAGCCGCCCCGATTTGTATGGAACGCGCTTGTCGAAAACTGATGTAACAGTTAAAAATGAAGTGTCGAAGGAATCTGACATTTACGATATCGATGATGAATTTATTTATCATGGCGGTCTGATTGCTGCAACCAAGAAATTTTCTGGTAAAACACCGCGATCCTATTATGGAAATTCGGCTGATCCTTCCCGAACTGAAATTGCATCGGTAGAATCGGAAACAGCAAGAGTTATGCGTGCGCGTATTTTGAACCCGAAATGGATTGATGGATTAAAACAGCATGGCTATAAAGGCGCGCAGGATGTTGCTTACATGATGGAAAATGTATTTGGTTGGGATGCAACTGCCGATGTTGTGGAAGACTGGATGTACAATAAAATTACCGATCACTATCTGTTGAATGAAGAAAACAGAAAGTGGATGGAAGAGGTAAATAAATGGGCCGCCAACAAAATGTCTGAGAGGCTGTTGGAGGCCATTCAGCGCGGAATGTGGAATGCAAGTGAAGCGTATCGGGAGCAATTGGTACAGATTTATTTGCAAACTGAAGGAGAAATTGAAAGTGGACTTTAA
- a CDS encoding ATP-binding protein produces the protein MHTRYPFAGIVGQEQMKKALILNVINPKIGGVLIRGEKGTAKSTGVRALIDLLPDNRVVDLPVGATEDRVVGTLDIEHALKNGEKKFEPGILAKAHNNLLYVDEVNLLDDHIVDILLDVAAMGVNVVEREGVSYSHPSKFILVGTMNPEEGDLRPQLLDRFGMTIDVKGENSVEKRVEVIKRRLAFEANPETFIQQFKEEHKQIVLQIKEAQKLLPKVKISDKMLELTAEITLDLGVDGHRADITMIKVASTIAAYENVDEVQREHILEAAELVLPHRMRRLPFDDGCLSASALDKWLEEKVC, from the coding sequence ATGCATACACGATATCCATTTGCCGGAATTGTTGGGCAGGAACAAATGAAAAAAGCTTTAATACTGAATGTGATTAATCCTAAAATTGGAGGCGTATTAATTCGGGGAGAGAAAGGAACAGCAAAAAGTACGGGCGTAAGAGCCTTAATCGATCTGTTACCCGACAATAGGGTGGTTGATCTTCCGGTTGGAGCAACTGAAGATCGTGTTGTTGGAACCCTTGATATAGAGCATGCTTTAAAGAATGGAGAGAAAAAGTTTGAACCAGGCATATTGGCGAAAGCCCATAACAATCTCCTTTATGTAGATGAGGTAAACCTTTTGGATGATCATATTGTGGATATCCTGCTGGATGTTGCCGCTATGGGGGTAAATGTTGTAGAGCGGGAAGGCGTTTCCTACTCTCATCCTTCTAAATTTATTTTGGTGGGTACCATGAATCCTGAAGAAGGAGATTTAAGACCTCAGTTGCTCGACAGATTTGGAATGACCATTGATGTGAAAGGAGAAAATAGCGTTGAGAAAAGGGTCGAAGTGATTAAAAGAAGATTGGCCTTCGAAGCAAATCCGGAAACGTTTATACAACAATTTAAAGAAGAGCACAAGCAGATTGTTTTACAAATCAAAGAAGCGCAGAAATTGTTACCCAAAGTGAAGATTTCAGATAAAATGCTGGAACTGACTGCGGAGATTACGCTGGATTTGGGCGTTGATGGACATAGAGCTGATATTACGATGATTAAAGTGGCTAGTACAATTGCAGCATATGAAAATGTTGATGAGGTGCAACGTGAACATATTTTGGAAGCGGCAGAATTGGTATTGCCACATAGAATGCGACGATTGCCATTTGATGATGGTTGTTTAAGCGCAAGTGCATTGGACAAATGGTTGGAAGAGAAAGTATGCTAA
- a CDS encoding VWA domain-containing protein: MVGRESMLIDQMSMENTGMQNLYPFTAIVGQEEVKRALFLNLICPQIGGVLLSGQKGTAKSTIVRALAALLPDKEVVTLSLNATEDRILGSIDLEKALKYGEQHFEAGILAKAHNHILYIDEVNLLSESLVNTILDVAASGVNRVEREGISYEHPCRFILVGTMNPEEGGLKPQLLDRFGFFVDVNASINVRERIEIMTKRLAYEADSESFCRKYADKEQELLSQILQAQSQFESIELNDNILHLIADVCMKASCAGHRGDLALALGAKALAAFRNKSKVDLKEVMDVRDLALIHRLRSAQDEKQEQQDENQQDEQDENHDSAQNENQDKNPENDFPLDQDLEMEIPPFDFENPAKEEENQKEELFDMAEAYQVGNILEIDKDKIQRSKGNGKRSKTKTNSKSGRYIKVKYPKGKIEDLAFDATLRAAAPFQAIRKKNGLKVNIQQSDFREKVREKRIGNTILFLVDASGSMGVQKRMVEAKTAVFSLLQDAYKKRDRVALMSFRGEEAEMILPPTRSIDLAYRMLQDIKTGGRTPLAHALEQMNTSLKALSSKDKELLPVIVLLTDGKANWVEGKTNPLQAAYKNAENLANESAKIVLVDTETGFLKLGLGNKLAEKMEAEYIRLDQLKAGELAQKVKDILN; the protein is encoded by the coding sequence ATGGTTGGAAGAGAAAGTATGCTAATCGATCAGATGAGTATGGAAAATACAGGTATGCAGAACTTGTATCCCTTTACCGCCATAGTTGGACAGGAGGAGGTAAAGAGGGCTTTGTTTTTGAATCTGATTTGCCCACAAATTGGAGGTGTGCTGTTATCAGGACAGAAGGGAACGGCAAAATCGACCATTGTTCGTGCTCTGGCGGCTTTGTTACCTGACAAGGAAGTGGTGACTCTATCCTTGAATGCTACCGAAGATCGGATATTGGGAAGTATCGATTTGGAAAAGGCTTTAAAATATGGAGAGCAACATTTCGAAGCGGGAATTTTGGCCAAAGCACATAACCATATTCTCTACATCGACGAAGTGAACCTTTTGTCAGAATCTTTGGTGAATACCATATTGGATGTGGCAGCTTCAGGGGTGAATAGAGTAGAACGAGAGGGGATTTCCTATGAGCATCCGTGTCGTTTTATTTTGGTGGGTACTATGAATCCCGAAGAGGGCGGATTGAAACCTCAGCTGTTGGATCGTTTTGGTTTTTTTGTAGATGTAAATGCAAGTATCAATGTTCGTGAAAGAATTGAAATTATGACCAAGCGTTTGGCTTATGAAGCCGATTCTGAATCCTTTTGTCGAAAATATGCTGATAAAGAACAGGAATTATTAAGCCAGATTCTTCAGGCACAAAGCCAATTCGAAAGTATAGAGCTTAATGATAATATTTTGCACTTGATTGCTGATGTTTGCATGAAAGCGTCTTGTGCTGGCCATAGAGGCGATTTGGCTTTGGCTTTGGGCGCAAAAGCTTTGGCAGCCTTCAGAAATAAATCGAAGGTAGATTTAAAGGAGGTGATGGATGTGCGTGATCTGGCTTTAATACATCGCTTACGAAGTGCACAAGATGAAAAACAGGAACAGCAGGATGAAAATCAGCAAGATGAGCAAGACGAAAACCATGATTCAGCTCAAAATGAGAATCAAGATAAGAATCCCGAAAATGATTTTCCCTTAGATCAAGATCTGGAAATGGAAATCCCACCTTTTGATTTTGAAAATCCAGCTAAGGAGGAAGAAAACCAGAAAGAGGAGTTATTTGATATGGCTGAGGCTTATCAGGTTGGGAATATTCTGGAAATAGATAAAGATAAAATACAACGGTCGAAAGGGAATGGGAAGCGTAGTAAGACCAAGACCAATAGCAAATCGGGAAGGTATATAAAGGTAAAATACCCGAAAGGAAAAATTGAAGATTTGGCTTTTGATGCCACTTTGCGTGCGGCAGCTCCTTTTCAAGCTATCAGAAAAAAGAATGGACTGAAAGTCAATATTCAACAATCTGATTTTCGGGAGAAGGTCAGGGAAAAACGAATTGGGAATACCATTTTGTTTTTGGTAGATGCCAGTGGATCCATGGGCGTGCAGAAAAGAATGGTGGAAGCTAAAACAGCCGTTTTCTCCTTGTTGCAAGATGCATATAAAAAAAGAGATCGGGTAGCTTTAATGAGCTTCCGTGGGGAAGAAGCAGAAATGATTTTACCCCCAACACGAAGTATTGATTTGGCATACAGAATGCTACAAGATATAAAAACGGGAGGAAGAACCCCTTTGGCTCATGCTCTGGAGCAAATGAATACCAGTTTGAAAGCTTTGAGTTCGAAAGACAAAGAGTTGTTACCCGTAATTGTATTGCTTACCGATGGGAAGGCCAACTGGGTGGAAGGAAAGACAAATCCTCTGCAGGCAGCATACAAAAATGCAGAAAATCTGGCTAATGAATCTGCTAAAATCGTTTTAGTGGATACTGAAACAGGATTTTTGAAGCTTGGTTTGGGAAATAAACTGGCCGAAAAGATGGAGGCGGAATACATTCGTCTGGATCAATTGAAGGCAGGAGAATTAGCTCAGAAAGTGAAAGATATTTTAAATTAA
- a CDS encoding adenosylcobinamide amidohydrolase: protein MMIFETKRGDQLHFYKKSLILNFGGKRNTISTSPLNGGYHENLSYIYNNDCKLGAGMGCKMKADTYEEHLMVLAEELGLKPDKCSGMGTAASMENVSIKTEHHGDLSVTAIATAGIETNGGRVGDPASWDEWANRHKKVSHGTINIILFIDANLPAGTLTRALVTCTEAKTAAIQELMGGSNYSNDLATGSGTDGSIIVGNLDSPMTLTNAGKHSKLGEIIGLAVKAAVKEALYKQTGLSSESQHCVLARLKRYGVSIDTLWERFTKEENGTLLKPNFVHELESLAKSAELLAPVSAIIHLIDQYRWNLLKAEETIFAANMILSPLANHFGIDEKKLSVGVTNGEVVQGLVDYLTDLMVNILKAQN from the coding sequence ATGATGATATTTGAGACTAAACGTGGAGATCAACTTCATTTTTATAAAAAATCACTGATACTCAATTTTGGAGGAAAGCGAAATACCATAAGCACATCGCCTTTAAATGGCGGCTATCATGAGAACCTAAGCTACATATACAACAACGATTGTAAGTTAGGTGCAGGCATGGGCTGTAAAATGAAAGCAGACACCTATGAGGAACATTTGATGGTTTTGGCCGAAGAATTGGGTTTGAAGCCTGATAAGTGTTCGGGTATGGGAACAGCAGCTTCCATGGAGAATGTTTCTATTAAAACTGAGCATCATGGCGACTTGTCGGTGACAGCAATTGCAACTGCAGGGATCGAGACCAATGGAGGACGAGTAGGTGATCCGGCCTCTTGGGATGAGTGGGCAAATCGGCACAAAAAAGTAAGTCATGGCACCATTAATATCATCCTTTTTATTGATGCGAATCTTCCTGCAGGTACGCTAACAAGAGCTTTGGTGACTTGTACAGAGGCAAAAACAGCTGCCATTCAGGAACTGATGGGAGGTAGCAATTATTCCAACGACCTGGCAACTGGTTCGGGTACCGATGGCAGTATCATCGTTGGAAATCTGGATTCGCCAATGACCTTGACCAATGCAGGGAAGCATTCAAAGCTTGGCGAAATCATCGGTTTGGCTGTAAAAGCAGCAGTAAAAGAAGCGCTTTATAAGCAAACGGGTTTGTCGTCTGAAAGTCAGCACTGTGTTTTGGCTCGCTTGAAACGATATGGCGTGAGTATCGATACCTTATGGGAACGATTTACAAAAGAGGAGAATGGAACGCTTTTAAAACCGAATTTCGTACATGAGCTTGAATCTTTAGCCAAATCTGCAGAATTGTTGGCGCCTGTGTCGGCAATTATTCATTTGATCGATCAATACAGATGGAATTTATTAAAGGCCGAAGAAACGATCTTTGCGGCGAATATGATATTATCCCCATTGGCAAATCATTTTGGAATAGATGAGAAAAAGTTAAGTGTTGGAGTAACTAATGGAGAAGTGGTTCAGGGCTTGGTTGATTATTTGACTGATTTGATGGTGAATATCTTAAAAGCACAAAACTAA